A single window of Verrucomicrobiales bacterium DNA harbors:
- the tnpB gene encoding IS66 family insertion sequence element accessory protein TnpB, with product MLSFHSHLKVFLATAPCDLRASFTGLWAAAQQQLGEDPKSGALFVFGNRRRNRIKILYFDGTGVCILMKRLEEGTYRWPQSATESGSKLQLAPQALQLLLDGVELKDAGRRAWYEGAK from the coding sequence ATGCTAAGCTTTCACTCTCACCTGAAAGTGTTCCTGGCCACCGCACCGTGCGACTTGCGCGCCAGTTTTACCGGTCTGTGGGCCGCAGCTCAGCAACAGCTGGGAGAGGATCCGAAGAGTGGCGCTCTCTTTGTCTTTGGCAACCGCCGTCGGAATAGGATCAAGATTCTGTATTTCGACGGAACTGGTGTGTGCATCCTAATGAAGCGTCTCGAGGAAGGAACTTACCGCTGGCCCCAGAGTGCTACCGAATCGGGGAGTAAACTTCAGCTCGCCCCGCAAGCGCTCCAACTCTTACTCGACGGCGTGGAACTCAAGGATGCGGGCCGTCGTGCTTGGTACGAGGGCGCGAAGTGA